Proteins encoded within one genomic window of Argiope bruennichi chromosome 7, qqArgBrue1.1, whole genome shotgun sequence:
- the LOC129975511 gene encoding SCAN domain-containing protein 3-like → MFATTSQSNDDGLRASYNISLLIAKSGKPHTIGEELILPAIEEVLKTVLHKPPFDVLKRIPLSNNTVQRRIDEMSSDIESVLWDYLQTTHFSIQLDESTLPGNEALLLAYVRFVMDKEIHEELLFAKTWKSDTKGESIFNVLSDFFTEKSIPFTNIISVAADGAPAMFRRYRGFISNLKRIIPGLIAIHCVIHRQHLVAKNLSDRLHQSLQFVINAVNKIRSNALNTRLFALLCDENDEDFQRLLLHTEVRWLSKGACLSRFYKLFESVIVSGN, encoded by the coding sequence ATGTTTGCTACAACGTCTCAAAGTAACGATGATGGCTTGCGGGCATCTTACAATATTTCGTTGCTTATAGCGAAATCTGGAAAACCTCACACCATCGGAGAAGAGTTAATTTTACCCGCTATTGAAGAGGTTTTAAAAACTGTTCTGCACAAACCTCCATTTGACGTACTCAAAAGAATTCCTTTAAGTAACAACACTGTACAAAGACGTATTGATGAAATGAGCTCTGATATAGAAAGCGTCTTGTGGGATTATCTGCAAACCACTCATTTTTCTATTCAGTTAGACGAGTCTACTTTGCCTGGTAATGAAGCATTATTATTGGCATATGTTCGATTTGTTATGGACAAAGAAATCCATGAAGAGCTGCTATTCGCAAAAACTTGGAAGTCGGACACTAAAGGCGAATCGATATTTAATGTCCTGAgtgatttttttacagaaaaatctattccatttacaaacattatttcggTGGCAGCAGATGGAGCTCCTGCCATGTTCAGGCGATATCGTGGGTTTATAAGcaatcttaaaagaataataccaggACTAATTGCAATTCACTGTGTCATACACCGACAACACCTTGTAGCGAAAAATTTGAGTGATAGATTGCACCAATCGCTTCAATTTGTGATTaatgcagttaataaaataagaagcaatgCTTTGAATACCCGTTTATTTGCACTATTGTGCGATGAAAATGATGAAGATTTCCAACGACTGCTCTTACATACTGAAGTACGCTGGTTGTCGAAAGGTGCATGCTTATCGAGATTTTACAAACTTTTCGAATCAGTGATAGTGTCTGGAAACTAA